In Mucinivorans hirudinis, the DNA window ACCTCTGTTCCCTTGGTTGTATCTCCGCGATAGTCATTGAACAGTAACGTTATCTTCATCGAGTCCAACGTCGGCTCGTTGCCGAAGTAGGTTGTGGAGCCATATTTAAATCCGAAGGGGGTATAGTTGGTGAAGGCTTGCGATGTGAGTCGCCCTGTGAGAGGGTCGATAAACGAGCCTACCACCTTGTCGCCAAATAAGGTTCTGTTTGTTTCTATGGATTTTACGGCATAGTAATACGTTCGAGGGACAATCCCGGTTTCGTCCACGCGGGTTGTCATCTCCTGTGAGGGCAGAATCATATCCTCTCCCATACGGCGGTCGGAATCCAAGCAACCGACGAAAATAATAGGCATCAATAGTAGTGCTAATAATAGTCTACTTGCTGAGTATTTGTTCATAAAATTCTGTATATGCGGGGGTAAACAACTCATTGTCGTGATATTCCAACGTAGTTTTGCCGGTGGATATTATATATTCCGCCAAATCTTTGTCCACATCGGGGTGGGCGAAGACAACTCCGTCGCTATATTGCATTGCAAATTTGTGCAGATTCAGATAGGTGGGCTCCTCGAGATTTGTCAATTCTCCCACTTTAATTCCCTCCTGCTTGATTTTATTTTTGATGGCGGGGTCTAGTGTGCCCTCAAAATTATTGTTGTAGAGCGAGAGGATAACCTTTGCCTTATTGAAGATTGGGTCATCCTTGAATATTTTTTTGAGGTACATCGGTGCAAAGAGGGAGAACCAACCGTGACAATGGACAATACTTGGTGACCAACGTAACTTTTTGACCGTCTCCAGCACTCCTCGTGCGAAGAACATCATCCTCTCATCGTTATCTGCAAACGATTGTTCTTCACTATCTTTCTCGGTAGCCTTGCGAGAGAAAAAATCTTCGTTGTCGATAAAGTATATCTGCATACGAGCACCCGGTATGGATGCTACTTTAATTATCAACTGGTGGTCGGTATCGTCTATTATGAGGTTCAGACCCGATAGGCGGATAACCTCGTGCAGTTGATTACGTCTCTCATTGATGTTACCGAAGCGGGGCATAAACACCCGAACCTCGTTACCCGCCTCCTGTACAGCCTGAGGCAGGAAACGACAAATTGTCGAAATATGAGTCTGAGGAAGGTATGGGGTTACTTCTGGGCAGATGTAGAGAATTTTGCGGTTGCTCATTACATACTACTATTTTAGCAGGCGATAAAATCTATGCCGTGGGGCAAAGGTAGTAATTTTTTGTCAATATTCTCTTAAATTTTTTTGTTCCTCTCATCCCTTGCTTGATGCAGGGTGATATCATGCTTTTAATATCACGGAGTTATTGCGGGACATAACCCTGAAATTGCGTGAAAGAGTTGTCGAAAATTCAAATTGTTTAAAGCCGAGTCAATAGTGTGATACAACGAAGATACGATGGGTTACAAATTAAACATTGTAATTCATATTGTATATATTGTAACTATGAGTCTTTGGTATAATTTTAGCTAATTATAGTATAAATCTATTGTACTGATAATCATTTATTTATATTTTGAAATTATTGTTTGGAATATTCAATTAAAACTTGTATTTTATATATATTGTTACTACATTTGCCTTGAGATCATATCTCAAATAACATTCTTAAACTTTTTAATAAAACAGAAGAATGAAGAAAATTCAACTTTTTTTCGTGATGTTGTTCCTTGGTTGCTTAACTGCTGCGGCTCAAAGCTTGACCGTAACAGGTAGAGTGACTCAAGAGGATGACGGTTCTCCGCTTGTCGGAGCAACCATTTATGTGAAAGGCACAAACATTGCCCAGATTTCAGATGTTAACGGTGCTTACAAAATTACTATCCCTGCCGGAGTACAGCCCAAAATTCTGGTATTCTCTTTCACGGGGCTTCAGACCAAGGAGGTCGCTGTTCTCCAAAGCGGCATTATTGACGTGGCTTTGCTCGAGAGTAGTCAATCCATTGATGAG includes these proteins:
- a CDS encoding Similar to glycogen synthase, giving the protein MSNRKILYICPEVTPYLPQTHISTICRFLPQAVQEAGNEVRVFMPRFGNINERRNQLHEVIRLSGLNLIIDDTDHQLIIKVASIPGARMQIYFIDNEDFFSRKATEKDSEEQSFADNDERMMFFARGVLETVKKLRWSPSIVHCHGWFSLFAPMYLKKIFKDDPIFNKAKVILSLYNNNFEGTLDPAIKNKIKQEGIKVGELTNLEEPTYLNLHKFAMQYSDGVVFAHPDVDKDLAEYIISTGKTTLEYHDNELFTPAYTEFYEQILSK